Proteins encoded in a region of the Stieleria neptunia genome:
- a CDS encoding ankyrin repeat domain-containing protein gives MQAARLGNLRKVQQFLENDTFDRLYLSKCLSAASSNYHFLTAAALVRAGANIDVRNENGLTPLMLATFCNNVPFFNLVIKYGANVDATDCSGETPLIQSARGFHNNLATALLANGADVNATGEHGTALHVACQSGFKYCEHIFVQCGGNFVSTLIDHGADVNVRDAIGQSPLHLLASAWRLTSSVEERHRSLAAQLISCGANVNAMDSDGRTPLRLAIDNGYHNLASFLTKSGAMRDQS, from the coding sequence ATGCAAGCTGCTCGCTTGGGAAATCTCCGCAAGGTTCAGCAATTTTTGGAAAACGACACGTTCGATCGGTTGTATCTTTCCAAATGCCTCTCGGCCGCATCTTCCAATTATCATTTCTTGACCGCTGCTGCATTGGTGCGCGCAGGAGCCAACATTGATGTAAGAAATGAAAACGGCTTAACTCCGCTAATGCTTGCTACTTTTTGCAATAACGTGCCGTTTTTCAATTTGGTGATTAAATACGGTGCAAACGTCGATGCCACCGACTGCTCGGGAGAAACACCGCTCATCCAATCAGCTCGCGGTTTCCACAACAACTTAGCAACTGCACTGCTCGCAAACGGTGCCGACGTAAACGCAACGGGCGAGCATGGAACCGCCTTGCACGTCGCTTGCCAAAGCGGCTTCAAGTACTGTGAGCACATCTTTGTGCAATGCGGTGGAAACTTCGTTTCCACATTGATCGATCACGGAGCCGATGTAAATGTCCGTGATGCAATCGGGCAGTCGCCCCTGCATCTACTTGCCAGCGCATGGCGATTAACCAGCTCCGTTGAGGAACGACATCGATCTCTAGCGGCACAACTGATCTCGTGCGGGGCCAATGTAAACGCGATGGATTCCGATGGGCGAACTCCCTTAAGACTTGCGATTGACAATGGATACCACAATTTGGCGAGTTTTCTTACTAAGTCTGGCGCGATGCGTGATCAATCGTAG